The window ataaaataatgataagtATAACTCTAAAatgcttgggttttttttactgTGCATGGCTTAAGTATCCATTCTCACGTATATCATTGTGGTATATCATTGTGAATAAGCTATgtaaaattttttgatttttaatttgatttttaaatttgattttcgaTAATTTAGTATTGATTAAAgaccaattaattttaattttttataaaaataaaaaagataccaAACATAAGTAACGTGTTATATATTTCGTAAAAGATGCACGttgatccttaaactttaaaaatcatgcaAATTATATAGTttcaatactttaaaaattttcctattcaattttaatatgaCATCGATTTAGACCACTAAAACAGACAATATTTGTATCAAATGATTCTATTTGATAAGAGAAGTTCATGTTAAGTGttattttacctttaaagtttgtgaaaaaacatatctaaactcgagttaattttttgtttcaggTTTTTGAGCAGTACagttcatattgttttttataggtgttttggatcaaaaataaattgaaaataatttttaatataaaacaaattatgtctTGATTTTCCAGCGATAGTAGCTGAAATTTAGATAAATCAAACAATGTCTTgtctgattattttttaaaaaaaatagaatagacaacacaaataaaaaaataattagaggtCAAATCATGCGGATCtgccttgaaaaataaatcaggCGGGATGGCCTGGCCTCGTAGTGCCATTTTCcgtaattaattaaatactataataacgccatgttttttttagataactTCAAGATGTACAAGTTAAAGTATACctgattataaaataaaaaataatattattgtagTATTAAATCATACATATTCAATTTTCATAAAATGGCAGTAAATTTGACTGTCTTTGTTTTCGTTTcgctataaataaaatagaaagtaacgaaaataaataaataagcgagagagagagagagaggatgggAGAGCCAAAATAATTGTTCCGTTGCCGGGACTTGAACCCGGGTCTCTCGGGTGAGAGCCGAGTATCCTAACCAACTAGACTACAACGGATGCTATGACGATGGCCACCAATAACTCATTATATAACAATCAGAGCAACATTCAGTCTATACTTGTATTAAATTGAATACAATGTATTATATGATAATGTGGTCAATTGCATACCTTTATCTGGTTAaggaatttttataattacaatGTACGAAAAAATCACAATTGTAATAATTCATtacattatataatatatatacacccACGTTGGCTACCAAGCAGTGGGAAATGGAGAAACAATGAATTCAAGAAGGATTCCATACTTGAATATTTAAACTTTAGATGACCTTTTATGCTTATCTGGGCTCACCTCCTCCCTTATTCTCCTATATATGGATTGGTGAACTGTGAGACGGTTTTCAGAAGCACAGCACTTGTGCACGCTGGAGATTAAGCGGGGGAAAACGAAAGAAAAGCATAGTATGGTTGGAAGTGATAAGAGCACCAAAAATTTCGAATTCTATTAATTCTGAAGATACATTAGCGTCACCTTCTGGCGTCAGCGGTAGAACAGACTCATCTACTTTACAGTACTCAAACAACCAAACCTTAATGTTACAACAGGCAATTACTTCAAAGAATGTGAACATTAAAAAGGTTTAGTGGTTGCCCTAAAACTGGAACGTAAAGCCTTGGTTTTGCTTTTGTTCTTGGTTAAACTATTACTGAGTTCCTCATCGGTCAAAGAATCCAGGACCTGCCTGTGAAAGAAGTTCCTTTCCAGCATCCTTTCCCATTGCAATCATATCATCAAAAGCATACGGACCCTTTCTAGAAGTCTTGAGTACTGAAATACAGAGAGAAGGAGAAAAGGCTTGATTATCATAAAGGACAGAAGCTACATGAAACTGGGCATACTCATTGttcattgtaatatcatacCGCGAGTTCCATCAGGAGAAGCAACCAACCCTTTAAATATGCAATCACCATTTTCATCTCTTCTAGCATATCCAGCAATAGGAGTGCGGCAGGACCCATCTAAGGTCTCAAGAAAGGCCCTCTCACATGCAATTGCTAGTCTTGTTTCCTCGTGGTTCAACGAAGCCAAATAATTAGCCTGCACACAGTAAACAGAAGAACAGGATAAGTGTTAAGAAGCCTAGTGATTAGCCTGCAAAACCCACAACTGAATGGCCATCCACCAACCATTTCTAGGGCTGACAATACATACAATAAAGTCTCCAGGTTctgttattaatatatatcctACAGCAGTTGAATTGGAAATGCAGATTTTGGATCAACTATTCCGTGTACTCAAAGCTTAGATGAGGTACGCAGAGCATAACACACCATTTTGTCATCACTGTCTCGACAGGCAATTCCAATTGCACCTTGGGCAACTGCGGGAAGCATGTCATCGATTGGAAGAATGGAAGTTACATTTTCCGTCATATTTAGACGCTTAAGTCCAGCTAATGCCAATAGTGTTGCCTTTACAACTCCTTCATTAAGTTTTCTCAGCCTTGTCTGAACATTGCCCCTAAAATTTTCTTCCACctacaaaacaaaatcatccaaaaacataaattaaaagcaacaaaaagaTGTCAATGATCAAGAAATGCTAGAGAACCCTGAAAGTAAGCTCAATAAAGGAAACTCAACAAGCTTAAGAGAGCTAAAAATcttaaatgttgacaacaaCTGCCTCAGAATGCTTGCTTTTCTAAAACACAAAACCATCAAAGATTGAcctttctttcatgaaaaaacttAGCATTTCCACAAAAgacaaaatatttcatttaaaataaattttcataaatcccAATGTACTTCTCTCTCTTGAATTCAAACACAGAAAAGAGATTTACTGTCGATAGCAGTGGTTGTTTTACTTCAAATGGACCATCAAATAGCATTTTCTCTTTCCTTGCACAAAATTACTTCTATACAAAGATTAATGCTTGTTTTCATAATCAGTCTCCAATGCAGTTGGAACTCGCTGCTTAGACTCATAGTCACCATCAgacctcaaattaaaatatcttgattGGGTGTGAATGATACAACTTAAGTTCTACCTTGTGCAATTCACACATCATGGGTCTACCTCTTCAATGGAATGGTTTTAAAAGCAAGAGTGCACTTTAAGTGACGCCTATAAATGTCAGCCATACTAAATTAACAGGAACAATAACTTTTAGAAGAGTACTTTTTAACTTTCATGCAAGAGCGTCAGGACAATTTAATATCATTTTCCTGGGAGAACTAATTCAAAACACGTGGTTCAATAAACTTACACTGAGCGATGGAAATCTATGGAGTATTTGTGACTTTCTTCTGAGGGAAGCAGTACCAACGATGCTACCAGCAGGAAGATCTGCAAGCGAAGTTGCACTCATTGAAATAAATGCATCTCTAACATCCTCACGTGGAAGGTTACAGGGGAGGATGGTCATCTCTGGTAAATATGTAGGAACATCTTTCATTGAGTGGACAGCAATGTCAATGTCACCATTTATCAGTGCCTCATCTATTTCTTTTGTGAACAGTCCCTTTCCACCTATGTCTGCAAGTGGTTGACTTAGTATCTTATCTCCCGTTGTCTTTATAATCACAATTTGGATAGCTCCATCTTCAGCTAGCTCCGCATGTGAAGCCATGAGTTTGTCCCGTGTCTCATGAGCTTGAGCAAGTGCAAGCGGGCTGTCAAACatgtgaaaagaaaatcaacaagCAAAACAACATAAGAAAATATCTGGCATGGGATCattgcaaaaacaatttttttatggaggttattaagaaaaattatttttccatattttttttctatttagattaggaaattaaataatatgcttaataattttatttttcttagtttattttggacttttattattttttctattttctagtttgtttaggtgggtttttagtttatttaagaaGTTATAAACCTCTTAGAGAGACATACTactagaaaacaaatattcaataacaaaataaaattgtgaattataatttatacatgatcctttcttttaaaaattttgtattCTTGGACTTATTGTCTTTCTTATTGGTTTCACTCACGATTACGAGTGATTAGTTGTTGTGTATTGTTGAATAAGTACGGCTAGAAGAGATGGCACAAAGTAGAATGTGTTCATATAAGAGGAGAAGATGGGACTCTCCCTCAAGAAAGAGACATTCATAACCTAATATTCAGAACCTAATGATATAAGACATGCAAAGATAAATTACAAGATTGAAATGAGACACTGAGGAAATGGTGAAAGAAAACATGCAGAGTTAAATTGCAGAATCAACTTGTCAGTTGGCAGAAGTGAGCAGCCTAAGGGATCATTAGAAGAGTGATCATGAATTCATGACCAATTTTGAGAACCTATTTCAAAAGCATAAGTAGAGGAGGCAACTTCTTGATTACGATAAGTATTATGGAGATTTTGGTGTTCTCATGATGAGGTAGATATGGATTAATATTATACACCAATTTATGATGTTTAGCTTGATGATGATTATGTTGACAATGATTTCATATACAATGACAGTAATAGTAATGATGATGTCATTAATGATGTTCTTATTGATAATTTAGAGTTTGAGTGCAAAGAAAACATGGAAGATgctcaacaataaaattattaaattaaattatattgatcaTTTTGATTCCAAGTTTAAGATTATCATAAAAGTAGATTTATTCAAGAGTTATATGGATATAACACGTATTGATGAAACAAGTTTAAGGTTTGCAATTGATTACTCTATAAGCAAATGAAAGTGAAATAATCTGtgaattattgtattttatataaaattttaagatgatgTGATTGAAATTGTTGTAGAAAACTATTATACACCcgaagtgaagaaaaaaaaaggttgaagagCCTTGATTGAACATCCAAAGAGATGAGAGAAATTTAAACTCGAAGACAAGTGTTTTTCAACCCAGGGAAACTGATGCAGGAGGCTTTTAaggacaattatttttatttttcttattttttttctatttagtttagaaaattaaataatatgtttaacaattttatttttcttgtttaggaattttattttttttctttttttttcaggtttcctATTTTGTTTagcttggttttttaatttatttaaggaGTTAAAAACCTCTTACCACGACAGAATACTATGATTAGGGTTTTTGAGTGATCATTTCTTTTGAAGATTTTGTATTCTTGTCTTTCTCGTATGTTTTCAATATGCGTCATTTTCCCATTCGATGAGCATATCAAGCTCCAGTATCTAACTCtatcaaaacacaaaatgacATCAAGTGTATCCTTTTATGacaaaattgattgaatttaagTAGAAGCTTTCGGATTACTGAAACCAGAACATACAAAGATTCACGAACAAAAACAACACCAGTAACTaatgaaatgaataaaattgagaCAAATCAAAACCACTTTTCACAAACAGATGCTaatctagaagaaaaaaatttaagtcaaAGTCAACACAAACCGCAGCAGTTATTGAATTGATCAACTAAAGTCAGAGCTAAATCTCTTTTACCGACtcaaaaaactcaaaaccacAATAGCCAATTCAAACAGAACTTCCACTTCAAGGATCATTGCTTGCAATTTGCAGAGCATCCCAACAATCTGTTGAAGCAAATAGACCAGCAAAGAGCAACCTTAAATATACCAAAAATAGAGAACCCAATTTCaatcaaacactaaaaaaatccaacaattaataagaaataatacCAACATTATCAAACAAAACCCACAAttcaaaattgacaaaaaaaaaaaaaaaactttcagtACCTTCCTCTGGTGCCAATTCTAATGAGAGCAAGTTTAGCTTCCTGGGCTTGCTGTTCAACAGCAACAGAAGCCTTCACAAACCTCAAAGTCtgtttctttctaaaaaaagcTTGAGTCTTTAGAGAAAACCCAGTGAAGGAAACAGACCCGCTAGTGCAAAAAATGGCTGCCCTTGATGGACGGGACATTAGAGCTTGACTTGTACAAAGAGAAGATGGAGTCCCCATtcaagagagggagagagagttaTGATCTAGCTTTGAAGGGAGGGATGATTTTGTAGTCTGATTGAACTGTGATGTGTTGGGGTTGGGTAGAGGTAGATGAGTCCCCTGCTCGACTGCCTGCTGACGGATCTGGCCTGGAATTGGATAGGATATTGGGGTTACATGCTTTTATCCGGTTCTTTACGATGTGGGGTCCCACCGTGCATAATGGCCCCATTTTGCCATACCAAAAATTGATTAGGACTCTTGGTTAATTTCACTATCATTGAttcattttagcttttttttttgtttaataatgaACTTATTTGTGGATATGTggactttttatataaataaaagcacAATTTCAAATGAGCATTAACTACTTGGGtttattttggtatttgtttaaaaaatagggCAAATTATTATCTAAACAATTGttgtaaaagtaattttttcaaaaaatatagaagttagtttttaaaaatatttgaggtattgaaagataattttttaatgaaaagagaaagaaaatgattgaaTAATTAGAAGGATTGATGAGAAGAAAATgactttgtatttttgaataaaaagagaagataaaataaaataaaaattacatgttCTTTTAAGGTTAAATTTTAACATGGAGGGGAAATTTCATACTCTGAAAACCAATCCCCCTTATTAATTCATGCATTccaaaacttgataaaaaaaaacataattttcataaagataatttttaatcccATTAATCCCTTCTAGAACCCTCATAATCCTCTACCAAATATAAGATTGGTAGTTTATGCTATATTGTGggtcagttaattttttttctaatataaaaaaaatgctcaagTGAGGCTAGCATTTTTaaagtagtaaaaaaaaattgaggcttGGATTATTAGCTTGACTAGGTGTAATAAACTCagtttaatttcataatatgataaaaaaatgagaataaataaactaaactaaaaaaaattagcaatgaataattgtaaaaataaatgattgtcaatatcattaaaaaaaaaagacatcccCTAATATTCTTAAGAGGtcttcatataaataaataaaaaaatgtgaacGTGATAATGTGAAAACCCACTAAATTATAAtctaagtaaaataaataaagtaccgaatagattaaataaaaggaTTCCAAGTATTGTAATTAGAtacaatagaataaaatataagatgttAAAGTGAGAATTAAGTAAAAAGAAGAGTTaagtgacaaaaataaaaatgagaagaaatgaGGGCCAATGTGTAAATAAGTAAAAGTTAGACTATAAAtgctccatttttttctcttttagccGTGAGCTTTAAACAAAAAGAGGGGGAAGAATTGTGTGATTTTTCTACTTAAATGCTCATTGATTTCACTAATTAAAGTGAATAATTAGAGTGAGTaacttaattaaacataaagAGGGTGTTGATTTTAAGGTGGTGAATACATTGAAGGAAGGATTTCAAGCTAGGGTTTgaagagggagaagaagaaaacttgatttttcttgcattctttccTTAAATCCTTATCAAAGTGAGGTAAATAACATGCTTCAAATGattaattcctttaattttatgtttgatgaaAGATTATGCAAAACTATGATTATGTGAAATTGTggatttatgttataatttatagGAATGATGCAAATTATGTTTGAACCATGTTAGAAAGCATGAATTGTGATTGGgtaagtgtttaattttaagtaaaagaaacaaaaattagttttcctcattttaattgaatatttggcCAAAAGAGGAATAATTTAGGGGAATTGAGGTTAAATACAATTGTTTGGAAAATATGGGAAGATGAAGGTTTATAAGTGTTGTTATATGAATGAAGTAAgaatttttcaaagagaaaagaaaaatcttcactTCCTTCCCTAGGTTGTTTTTGGctaaatagagaagaaaaattaaagaatggagtttaaataatattattgaggAATCTTACCAAATTAAAGACAATTGATGTTGATAGATTAAATTGTATAGGgacttttatgaaaaaaaaaataagtaaatgttTCATAAAGGAGGGTTTTGTCTTCCTTGaattaaaagtcaattaaacttaattaaggATGTTGGATTTAATCAAAGAATATGTAATGGGTATTAGAATTTTTACCGGTTCGAATGAATGAACAATGACAAAGTAATTTTTGTTGGTAAGGAGGAGGCCGCAGGACCTAATCAGCAACAAGGGACATCTTCACGCGCACAGGCACCAGGTAGGTGTTCGACACCTTggagtaattaattagtttatattttattattattattgtagaatgaatttttatagatTGTAAATTCTAGTGCTGGTTACTGGAAATAATGCCCTGGTGAATGGGCAAgccttaaaaattattttatggttACTGGAAATAATGCCCTGGTGAATGGGCAATTACTAGAAATAATATTCTGTTGAATGGACAAGCCTTGAAGATCATTTCCTGATTACTGGAATTTATGCCTGATTGCATGGCcacattaagaaaattaatttactaattAATGGGATAGTCACTCGATGTAAAATAGATTAATTGTAAAACTTTGAAGTTAAATATGCTGGTTTGTAGGAGacactcttaatatttttattttagtagttGTATCCCTATGTCTAGAAgagaatttatgaaattagaaacttcaaaagaaaataagacaATTTATTCTATGATATGAAAGTCACTTTAATGTATATGAATAATTAGTCCTTAATCAATTACTTATTGAAATGTGCAAttgttttaatcatgttttatgcGATAATGTTTTTAGCTACATCGCACCCTCAATCTGAAAAGTAGATGCttggataaataattttgttatgtgaTTAATGTAATTGGAAGAACtaatattttgttgtaataTATTTCCATATCTAAAAATGTAATGTTTAACTTATTATCTTGTGTATGATgtaatttataatgttattattattattaagttgaattatggttggttgtgtatatatttgagcacaaatactataaaaaaaaaaaagatgatgcatgttaaaaatatattagttttattatagtGTTCTATAGAAAATAGAATTGAGATATTGAAATATGCTTGAGTTTTTTTGAAGTCCAAATGATGGGATGAATATTGTGATTGATGTTACAGGTTAAGAAATGATTGAGTTGATAACTTGGTATTTAAAGAATACAAAGGAAACTCTGCCAAAATTTCAGgaaaattgtatatatataatttgtaactacgaatatatatcatatattttgagtttacAATTTGAGATTGTTACAAATAATAtcatagaaagtaaaataaaaaaaatataaagctcaattcccaacaaatcaaatattgaaggctgaaattattaaaaaaataaatttttaaaaagtacaaaaacAATCGACCCAAGTCAGACTCTGAAATCCGCAACGTAACTGTGAGACCAGGATCACTCTgtaaaaatccaaattaaataaagttatgaagttcaattctcaaaccAACCTAATGGTGATAggagaaactggaaaaaaattattatttttttaaaaaaaaacaacgaaaaaaaaagaattgagttACTCTAGGTTAACCTGCCTTGCTCAAGACCTAagatatgagattgagataacctcatagaaaaaaaaagtgaagaagaTCATGAAATCCAATATCTAACCAATCCAATGCtgaagattgaaattgaaaaaaatatttttttttaaaaaaaaataccaaagtcATCCTAAACTAATCTTCCAAACCCATGTTTTGGGTTATGAGGTCAGGATtacctcataaaaagcaaactcaaaaaatcacaaagtcaACTCCCTAATTGTCTAAatgttgagggatgaaattgaaaaaaataacaattaaaaaaggatctaaaaaaataacaataaaaaaaataagaaacaaaattgaaaaacaaaataaaatcaaatgctgagagatgaaattgaaaaaaaaatttaagaaaaatattcaaaacaaaataaatattaataaaaagaatgaggaccaaattttatataaaaacataatgaatccaaatgttaagggatgaaattgaaaaacaaaaatcaattaaaaatagattttaaagcaaaaatagcaattaaaataataatgatcaaatttgaaagaaaaacataatgaaGGACActtttcaaatttgatagaatAATGTGAATCtcgaggagaagagaaagaaaagagggaggagaaggcaaaaagaaaaatagacggTCACACGCTTCCAATATATACACATGCAGCCTTATCAAAAAGCTCTTGCCGAGTGGAATCCAACGCCATGATGAAAGTTCGTGTTCCGCCATTATAGTCCATTGACATGACACAAGAATGCAACAAACATCTTCCACATGCATCAAACAAGCGAGCGACATTACGACAACCTCATATTTAggtaatcaaaacaaaataccaatTCAATTCCCAATTAAAGTCAACTTGAAAGGCtcaaattagaaagaaaaaagttgagtgacctaaaaaaaaaaactttctttgaCAGTGTAAATCAATCTCTGATGTTAGTAAACAAAAGggactcaatattttttcaaa is drawn from Populus nigra chromosome 5, ddPopNigr1.1, whole genome shotgun sequence and contains these coding sequences:
- the LOC133693183 gene encoding porphobilinogen deaminase, chloroplastic-like isoform X2 is translated as MLCKLQAMILEVEVLFELAIVVLSFLSRPLALAQAHETRDKLMASHAELAEDGAIQIVIIKTTGDKILSQPLADIGGKGLFTKEIDEALINGDIDIAVHSMKDVPTYLPEMTILPCNLPREDVRDAFISMSATSLADLPAGSIVGTASLRRKSQILHRFPSLSVEENFRGNVQTRLRKLNEGVVKATLLALAGLKRLNMTENVTSILPIDDMLPAVAQGAIGIACRDSDDKMANYLASLNHEETRLAIACERAFLETLDGSCRTPIAGYARRDENGDCIFKGLVASPDGTRVLKTSRKGPYAFDDMIAMGKDAGKELLSQAGPGFFDR
- the LOC133693183 gene encoding porphobilinogen deaminase, chloroplastic-like isoform X1; the encoded protein is MGTPSSLCTSQALMSRPSRAAIFCTSGSVSFTGFSLKTQAFFRKKQTLRFVKASVAVEQQAQEAKLALIRIGTRGSPLALAQAHETRDKLMASHAELAEDGAIQIVIIKTTGDKILSQPLADIGGKGLFTKEIDEALINGDIDIAVHSMKDVPTYLPEMTILPCNLPREDVRDAFISMSATSLADLPAGSIVGTASLRRKSQILHRFPSLSVEENFRGNVQTRLRKLNEGVVKATLLALAGLKRLNMTENVTSILPIDDMLPAVAQGAIGIACRDSDDKMANYLASLNHEETRLAIACERAFLETLDGSCRTPIAGYARRDENGDCIFKGLVASPDGTRVLKTSRKGPYAFDDMIAMGKDAGKELLSQAGPGFFDR